The proteins below come from a single Necator americanus strain Aroian chromosome V, whole genome shotgun sequence genomic window:
- a CDS encoding hypothetical protein (NECATOR_CHRV.G18038.T1): protein MGTSTAPASLSTSSTEGASTSSGQQSSTSTSSSTSHTEPIFTTTSQGMGTSTAPASLSTSSTEGASTSSGQQSSNFYLYHTEPIFTTTSQGMGTSTAPASLSTSSTEGASTSSGQQSSTPLTLNPFSQPPLKEWEPLPPPQACPPLMRAHPHPLGNSLLHQLLFPLPPATLNPFSQPPLKEWEPLPPPQACPPPRLRAHPHPLGNSLLLPLTLNPFSQPPLKEWEPLPPPQACPPPRLRAHPHPLGNSLLHQLLFPLLHHTEPIFTTTSEGMGTSAAPASLSTSSTEGASTPSGQQSSTSAHTEPIFTTTSEGMGTSTAPASLSTSSTEGASTSFAEHSTTSTPLPSTSSHTEPIFTTTTEGMGTSTASASLSSSTEGASTSSGQQSSTSAHTEPIFTTTSEGMGTSTAPASLSTSSTEGASTSSGQQSSTSAHTEPIFTTTSEGMGTSTAPASLSTSSTEGASTSFAEHSTTSTPLPSTSSHTEPISTTTSQRMGASTMHTAPASLSTSSTAGPSTSSGEQSSTSTPLPSTSSHTEPISTTTSQGMGTSTAPASLSTSSTEGASTSSGQQSSTSAHTEPIFTTTSEGMGTSAAPASLSTSSTEGASTSSGQQSSTSPHTEPIFTTTSEGMGTSPAPASLSTSRLRAHPHPLESSTSTPPLPLLPVTLSPFPQPPLKKWEPLPPPQACPPRRLRAHPHPLGNSLLHQLLFPLLPLTLNPFSQPPPKEWEPLPPPQACPPRRLRAHPHPLGNSLLHQLLFPLLPLTLNPFSQPPLKEWEPLPPPQACPPPRLRAHPHPLGNSLLLSAHTEPIFTTTSEGMGTSTAPASLSTSSTAGPSTSSGQQSSTSTPLPSTSTHTEPIFTTTSQGMGTSTAPASLNGNLYRPPQACPPPRLRAHPHPLGNSLLHQLLFPLLPLTLNPFSQPPLKEWEPLPPPQACPPPRLRAHPHPLGNSLLHQLLFPLLPVTLNPFSQPPLKEWEPLPPPQACPPPRLRAHPHPLGNSLLHQLLFPLLPLTLNPFSQPPLKEWEPLPPPQACPPRRLRAHPHPLGNSLLHQLLFLYFPLPLVTLSPFPQPPLKEWEPLPCIPPPQACPPRRLRAHPHPLGNSLLHQLLFPLPLEWEPLPPPQACPPPRLRAHPHPLGNSLLHQLLFPLLPLTLNPFSQPPLKEWEPPSYRPPQACPPPRLRAHPHPLGNSLLHQLLFPLPPVTLSPFSQPPLKEWEPLPTPQACPPPRLRAHPHPLGNSLLHQLLFPLPLVTLSPFPQPPLKEWEPLPPPQACPPPRLRAHPHPLGNSLLHQLLFPLLPVTLNPFSQPPLKEWEPLPPPQACPPPRLRAHPHPLGNSLLHQLLFPLPLVTLSPFPQPPLKEWEPLSPPQACPPPRLRAHPHPLGNSLLHQLLFPLPPVTLSPFSQPPLKEWEPLPPPQACPPPRLRAHPHPLGNSLLHQLLFPLPPATLNPFPQPPLKEWEPLPPPQACPPPRLRAHPHPLGNSLLHQLLFPLLPLTLNPFSQPPLKEWEPLPCIPPPQACPPPRLRAHPHPLGNSLLHQLLFPLPLVTLSPFPQPPLKEWEPLPPPQACPPRRLRAHPHPLGNSLLHQLLFPLLPSH, encoded by the exons ccgcaagcttgtccacctctcatgagggcgcatccacatcctctggggaacagtcttctacatcaactcctcttcccTCTACCTCCAGccacactgaacccattttcacaaccacctctgaaggaatgggaacctctaccgcccccgcaagcttgtccacctcctcgactgagggcgcatccacatcctctgggcaacagtcttctacttccgctcacactgaacccattttcacaaccacctctgaaggaatgggaacctctaccgcccccgcaagcttgtccacctcctcgactgagggcgcatccacatcctctgggcaacagtcttctacatcaactcctctttcctctacttcatcacactgaacccattttcacaaccacctctgaaggaatgggaacctctgccgcccccgcaagcttgtccacctcctcgactgagggcgcatccacaccctctgggcaacagtcttctacttccgctcacactgaacccattttcacaaccacctctgaaggaatgggaacctctaccgcccccgcaagcttgtccacctcgtcGACTGAGGGTGCATCCACATCCTTTGCGGAACACTCTactacatcaactcctcttcccTCTACCTCCAGccacactgaacccattttcacaaccaccactgaaggaatgggaacctctaccgcctCCGCAAGCTTGTCCTCGTCGACTGAAGgtgcatccacatcctctgggcaacagtcttctacttccgctcacactgaacccattttcacaaccacctctgaaggaatgggaacctctaccgcccccgcaagcttgtccacctcctcgactgagggcgcatccacatcctctgggcaacagtcttctacttccgctcacactgaacccattttcacaaccacctctgaaggaatgggaacctctaccgcccccgcaagcttgtccacctcgtcGACTGAGGGTGCATCCACATCCTTTGCGGAACACTCTactacatcaactcctcttcccTCTACCTCCAGccacactgaacccatttcCACAACCACCTCTCAAAGAATGGGAGCCTCTACCATGCataccgcccccgcaagcttgtccacctcgtcGACTGCGGGcccatccacatcctctggggaacagtcttctacatcaactcctcttcccTCTACCTCTAGTCACACTGAGCCCATTTCCACAACCACCTctcaaggaatgggaacctctaccgcccccgcaagcttgtccacctcctcgactgagggcgcatccacatcctctgggcaacagtcttctacttccgctcacactgaacccattttcacaaccacctctgaaggaatgggaacctctgccgcccccgcaagcttgtccacctcctcgactgagggcgcatccacatcctctgggcaacagtcttctactTCCCCccacactgaacccattttcacaaccacctctgaaggaatgggaacctctcctgcccccgcaagcttgtccacctctcgactgagggcgcatccacatcctctggagtcttctacatcaactcctcctcttcctctaCTTCCAGTCACACTGAGCCCATTtccacaaccacctctgaagaaatgggaacctctaccgcccccgcaagcttgtccacctcgtcgactgagggcgcatccacatcctctgggcaacagtcttctacatcaactcctctttcctctacttccactcacactgaacccattttcacaaccacctcccaaggaatgggaacctctaccgcccccgcaagcttgtccacctcgtcGACTGCGGGcccatccacatcctctgggcaacagtcttctacatcaactcctctttcctctacttccgctcacactgaacccattttcacaaccacctctgaaggaatgggaacctctaccgcccccgcaagcttgtccacctcctcgactgagggcgcatccacatcctctgggcaacagtcttctactTTCCGCTCACACTGagcccattttcacaaccacctctgaaggaatgggaacctctaccgcccccgcaagcttgtccacctcgtcGACTGCGGGcccatccacatcctctgggcaacagtcttctacatcaactcctcttccctctacctccactcacactgaacccattttcacaaccacctctcaaggaatgggaacctctaccgcccccgcaagctt gaatgggaacctctaccgccccccgcaagcttgtccacctcctcgactgagggcgcatccacatcctctgggcaacagtcttctacatcaactcctctttcctctacttccactcacactgaacccattttcacaaccacctctcaaggaatgggaacctctaccgcccccgcaagcttgtccacctcctcgactgagggcgcatccacatcctctgggcaacagtcttctacatcaactcctcttcccTCTACTTCCAgtcacactgaacccattttcacaaccacctctgaaggaatgggaacctctaccgcccccgcaagcttgtccacctcctcgactgagggcgcatccacatcctctgggcaacagtcttctacatcaactcctctttcctctacttccactcacactgaacccattttcacaaccacctctgaaggaatgggaacctctaccgcccccgcaagcttgtccacctcgtcgactgagggcgcatccacatcctctgggcaacagtcttctacatcaactcctcttccTCTACTTCCCTCTACCTCTAGTCACACTGAGCCCATTTCCACAACCACCTCTCAAGGAATGGGAGCCTCTACCATGCataccgcccccgcaagcttgtccacctcgtcgactgagggcgcatccacatcctctgggcaacagtcttctacatcaactcctcttcccTCTACCTCTA gaatgggaacctctaccgcccccgcaagcttgtccacctcctcgactgagggcgcatccacatcctctgggcaacagtcttctacatcaactcctctttcctctacttccactcacactgaacccattttcacaaccacctctcaaggaatgggaacctccaTCATACCGccccccgcaagcttgtccacctcctcgactgagggcgcatccacatcctctgggcaacagtcttctacatcaactcctctttCCTCTACCTCCAGTCACACTGagcccattttcacaaccacctctgaaggaatgggaacctctaccgaccccgcaagcttgtccacctcctcgactgagggcgcatccacatcctctggggaacagtcttctacatcaactcctcttcccTCTACCTCTAGTCACACTGAGCCCATTtccacaaccacctctgaaggaatgggaacctctaccgcccccgcaagcttgtccacctcctcgactgagggcgcatccacatcctctgggcaacagtcttctacatcaactcctctttcctctacttccagtcacactgaacccattttcacaaccacctctcaaggaatgggaacctctaccgcccccgcaagcttgtccacctcctcgactgagggcgcatccacatcctctgggcaacagtcttctacatcaactcctcttcccTCTACCTCTAGTCACACTGAGCCCATTTCCACAACCACCTctcaaggaatgggaacctctttcacccccgcaagcttgtccacctcctcgactgagggcgcatccacatcctctgggcaacagtcttctacatcaactcctcttcccTCTACCTCCAGTCACACTGagcccattttcacaaccacctctcaaggaatgggaacctctaccgcccccgcaagcttgtccacctcctcgactgagggcgcatccacatcctctggggaacagtcttctacatcaactcctcttcccTCTACCTCCAGccacactgaacccatttccacaaccacctctcaaggaatgggaacctctaccgcccccgcaagcttgtccacctcctcgactgagggcgcatccacatcctctgggcaacagtcttctacatcaactcctctttcctctacttccactcacactgaacccattttcacaaccacctctcaaAGAATGGGAGCCTCTACCATGCataccgcccccgcaagcttgtccacctcctcgactgagggcgcatccacatcctctgggcaacagtcttctacatcaactcctctttCCTCTACCTCTAGTCACACTGAGCCCATTTCCACAACCACCTctcaaggaatgggaacctctaccgcccccgcaagcttgtccacctcgtcgactgagggcgcatccacatcctctgggcaacagtcttctacatcaactcctctttcctctacttccatcacactga